Proteins from one Antennarius striatus isolate MH-2024 chromosome 12, ASM4005453v1, whole genome shotgun sequence genomic window:
- the LOC137604956 gene encoding anosmin-1, producing MLCRSLKVCVTLCVWITALLNPGSVCARKQDDSFFTASIYRARCASRCLSLHITRISAFFKQSQNNGSLVWCQNHKQCSKCLEPCKESWDLKENQCQDLCEPLFPKKHYECLTSCEFLKSVEGVKQGDCPAPEKASGFAAACVESCEEDGECSAVKKCCSNGCGHTCQLPKNLYKGVPLKPRKELVFLEQPSGQLEIRWSSKFNISVEPVLYVVQRRWNYGIHPSEDDATEWQTVAQTADERVQLADIRASRWYQFRVAAVNVHGTRGFTAPSKHFRSSRDPSAPPCPSSLRVANLTLADEGLVTARLNWTLPEEPDIPVHHYKVFWSWTVHTKSMMPSKKKRRKTTTGAQSWVDLEGLQQNSSYTVELQAVTYWGQVRLKSSKASLHFSTSQNNDSVKSLLKSKKEEISPLGPTLAKRPSGPLEVGTPFYQDGQLQVRVYWKNRGDPLVSRYHVQWMPEYCSHNETRGPEKSVTQENYINLPGLLFSCKYKVTVHTLKSKRRSKDESTTFLTPSCATIRSKTHKHVPCPGEGAPGLPKVLAKPENLTASFSINEGNITGNFLWRVARVAPHQRITGFQVTWAEITTESRQNSLPNSIISQSQILPPDHNLLVVSNLRPSTYYRLEVQVITTGGEGPATVKTFQTPNILPVIQHRPRIRQHHPHHQKPSAERH from the exons ATGCTTTGTCGGagcctgaaggtgtgtgtgaccctgtgtgtgtggattACCGCGCTGCTGAACCCGGGGAGCGTGTGCGCCAGGAAGCAGGACGACTCTTTCTTCACTGCCAGTATTTACCGAGCGAGATGCGCCTCCAGATGCCTCAGCCTGCACATCACTCGCATCTCCGCTTTCTTCAAGCAATCTCAG AACAATGGGTCCTTGGTGTGGTGCCAGAATCACAAGCAGTGCTCCAAG TGCCTGGAGCCCTGCAAGGAATCCTGGGACCTGAAGGAAAACCAGTGCCAGGATTTATGCGAG CCCCTTTTCCCCAAGAAGCACTACGAGTGTCTGACGAGTTGTGAGTTCCTGAAGTCGGTGGAGGGAGTGAAGCAAGGCGACTGTCCCGCCCCGGAGAAGGCCAGCGGTTTTGCAGCAGCCTGCGTGGAGAGctgtgaggaagatggagagtgTTCTGCTGTGAAGAAGTGCTGCTCCAACGGCTGTGGGCACACCTGCCAGCTGCCCAAGAACCTCTACAAAG GAGTTCCTCTGAAGCCGAGGAAGGAGCTGGTGTTTTTGGAGCAGCCGTCAGGTCAGCTGGAGATCCGCTGGTCCTCCAAGTTCAACATTTCTGTGGAACCCGTCCTCTATGTGGTGCAGCGCCGCTGGAATTATGGGATTCACCCCAGCGAGGACGATGCCACTGAGTGGCAGACCGTGGCGCAG ACTGCAGATGAGCGTGTCCAACTGGCCGACATCAGAGCCAGCAGATGGTACCAGTTCAGAGTGGCTGCAGTCAACGTCCACGGCACCCGAGGCTTCACCGCTCCCAGCAAACACTTCCGCTCCTCcagag ATCCCTCCGCCCCTCCCTGCCCGAGCAGTTTGCGTGTCGCTAACCTGACGCTGGCTGATGAAGGCCTGGTGACGGCGCGACTGAACTGGACGCTGCCAGAGGAGCCTGATATCCCCGTACATCACTACAAAGTGTTCTGGAGCTGGACTGTACACACCAAGTCCATGATGCCgtccaaaaagaaaaggagaaagacCACCACCGGG gCTCAGAGTTGGGTGGATCTGGAGGggctgcagcagaacagcagCTACACCGTGGAGCTGCAGGCCGTCACCTACTGGGGTCAGGTGCGTCTGAAGAGCTCCAAGGCCTCACTGCACTTCAGCACCTCCCAGAATAACGACTCAG TGAAATCGCTACTCAAGTCAAAGAAGGAGGAGATATCCCCTCTTGGTCCGACCTTGGCCAAACGCCCTTCTGGCCCTCTTGAGGTGGGCACACCCTTCTACCAGGACGGCCAGCTGCAGGTCCGCGTCTACTGGAAGAACCGGGGAG ACCCCCTGGTGAGTCGCTACCACGTCCAGTGGATGCCGGAATACTGCAGCCACAACGAGACCAGAGGACCGGAGAAATCCGTCACGCAG GAGAACTACATCAACCTCCCGGGCCTGCTGTTCTCCTGCAAGTACAAAGTCACCGTTCACACGCTGAAGTCCAAGAGACGCTCCAAGGACGAGAGCACCACCTTCCTCACCCCGTCCTGCGCCACCATCCGGAGCAAGACTCACAAACACGTCCCCTGCCCGGGGGAGGGAG CACCAGGACTTCCAAAGGTTTTGGCGAAACCGGAGAACCTCACGGCGTCTTTCTCCATCAATGAGGGAAACATCACCGGCAACTTCCTGTGGCGCGTAGCCAGGGTGGCTCCCCATCAGCGAATCACGGGCTTTCAGGTCACCTGGGCCGAGATCACCACTGAAAGCCGGCAAAACAGTCTGCCCAACAGCATCATCTCCCAGTCCCAGATTCTACCTCCA GATCATAACTTGCTTGTGGTGTCGAACCTGCGACCGTCCACCTACTACAGACTGGAGGTCCAGGTCATAACCACTGGGGGAGAGGGTCCTGCCACCGTCAAGACCTTCCAGACCCCAAACATATTACCAGTCATTCAACACC GACCCAGAATCCGGCagcaccacccccaccaccagaaGCCGTCAGCAGAGAGACACTGA